The Nyctibius grandis isolate bNycGra1 chromosome 7, bNycGra1.pri, whole genome shotgun sequence region AAATGCAGTTATAGCCCGCTTTAGACCACATTTCTATTTCTTCGCTTGGTGTACCAAAACCTACATTTTGCATCTCCTTGGCTGCTTCACCGCTTCCTGACTGAGTCAGTTCATTTTTAGATAACATATCGACATTATTTTGATGGTGAAAGTACATCTGtcttttcagttttggaaaagTATAAACCTCCTCTTCATGGGCACTGCATTTTGCTAAACGTCTTCTCTCACTGCGCTGTTTCCAGATGTGGGTTGCGTGTTTTATCCGTTCCCCCTTAGCTCCTCTATTTCCTTGCAAAACTCCTTCCTTGACTCTTCCCTGGATCTCTTCTCCATGAGAGCACAGTAAGTGAAACTTCATTTCACCAAAAGAGTATGCAATAAACTGGCATCGACCACATCTGATCTGTAATTTCACTTCTCCTGGGTTATGGAACAGGTCCTCAAAATTGCACTTATTTCCCctgttaaaaaaaggaaatatgaacTATTTCAGTATTAGCTATGCACAGAACAGAGATGGCAATTTCTGTCCTTATAAGTTCCAAGAAGAGATGACATTCATGAAacattcttttaattaaaaacagacaCCATTGCTACAGTATCTAATTTAtttggaacaggaaaaaaaaagagaaataaaataataaggcTGATTAGGAAACAACTAAAACCAAATGTTATTCAACACTGCTGAGTTTAAGAATTGCCTACAAACTAGCCTTGGtagaaataatcttttaaaaacgCTAATCTTTTAATAAAAGGTTAACAAcgttttttttaagtttctgatTTAGTGAGGTCAATCCAAATACTTCTAGCTCTGTGCtagaaaagtgaaaatgagtATTACATGTAGCGTACTACTAAGAGAAACTAACTTGTTTACTCTGAGTGATCTAAGGTCAATTTAAGGCAAAAGCACATGTCCCACCTCCCACTCCAAGATGGAAACAATGAACCttcaaagtttgtttttttttttttttttcctaaaagtttGCAACacagttgaaaaaaaagtttaaataccTAATTTACAATTGGACAGCCCCTCTCCTTGATTTAGGACAGCTCTGCAGTATAAAGGgaacaaatacacacacagctAGCAAGTCCCTGGTTTAAGTTAAGCCTATTAAAAGGAGACCTCCACAGAAACCTCTTCACAATGTCTACAAAAAGGACCATGTAATActgtgtatttatacacattagACATATCACCCAACAAAACAGATAAAGTAAATGATTCATTGTATGAAGGCTAGTAAGGCTGCAAGAGAAGAACTGGTGTTTCTTAGGTTCAATACCTTAAATATTTCTAGCTGCTGCCCCAGAGAGTGGAGCTATGCAAAACAAAGTGTGTAAAATTGAACTGTAGTGTCGCAGTGATGTGGCAGGTTAAAGCTCCGACCTTATTCAAGTGTACTTCAATAAAAGTAAACGCACAgtggaacaaacaaaaaatccaacaCTTATACTGTGTCAAGAAATTTCACCTCAAAATCATAATGCAGAGATAAAAGAATGTTCTATCCACCCTAATATGGTAAATGTTAACTCTTCTACTCGGCTAAGTGATTGCAAGAGCAACAGTAACCAACACAGAAGATAGATCAGCTCACAGCACTCTGGAGAAGGAAATAGGATAATGATACTTAACAGGGTAAACAAACTACAAGCTAATACTGAAATATGAATTGCTTTGCACTTATTGCAGTTGGCTCACTCATCTTCTGGGGAAGACCCAAAAAGGGTAGAACACAGAAGACTGTGCGGATTAACAGAAAAAGCGTTAGCCATGAGAAATCAACTGATCAAAACAGCTGCACTGGGAGTACTATATGAGGAATATATGCTGGGTATTATATGAAGAATATATGCAAAATTACTTTGGATATTCAAGTGTCAGTAATAATTTATATTCAATAAATCAGCCAAAATATACCGGATAGCCTAATGGACTGACTAGATTCCTTAACAAAATATTCAAACCATTAAGAATCTCactttggagggaaaaaagatgaggaaagagcAACAATTTTCATAATGGTGAAGTTTATGAACTTCCACTGACAACCTGAAATCCTGTTTTCATTAGCATTTAATTAGTGAAAAAACTCACCTCTCTGttgcttcttctgcttcttttataTTCGCGTCTCTCTTCTTCAAAGCATCTTGCAGCTGTTGCTCGCTAGTAGAGGGCTCTGTGCTGATAACAACTCTGTGCACTTCTCTTAAGTGACCAAAATACGCTTTTGCATGGCCAAAAACTTTAGCACAGAATTCACAACACACAATTTTTTTGGGTTTGCCTTCATTGTGATGAAGTTTCATATGCGTGCTCAGGCTTCCAGAGTGAATGTACGCTTTCTGGCAAATTCGACAGCTGTAAGGCCGCTTGTTTGTATGTGTGTTCATATGGTCCTGAAGATGgtgtttaaactgaaagacatGGTTACAAACATGACATTTATACAATGGCTTAGGGACGGCTGAACATGCATTTCTGCTTAAATCACTTGATTTAGCTGATGTAGCATCCCTGTGTTTGTAACTTAAATATTTGTTGGGAAGTGaactatttgaaaaaatatcttgGTCTAAATGGTCAGGAGATGGGGTCTCTACTATTGCTGCAGAAGTCAGCGGTGCAAAAGCCTGCACAACTACCACTGGTTTTGGTCTAATGCTACGGtattttttctctgcctctgcttttttATCTTCAGGTGGCTGAAGATCAGCTTTCgccctctctcttccttctctaaACTTATTAATGATGCATTTCCTTCGCTTGGGCTGAAAAGCCAATAAATCATCTGGGGCTCTTCTTTTCCTGCCTCTTCTTTTAGAGGCTGCACCATTCAATTTTTTAAGACTGTCGACATCCACTTTACTGGATGGAGAGAAGGTATTTTCTCGAATGGTTTGTCTGGGGACTTGTGTAAATGATACAGCTAACCGCTTATCAGATGCTTTAGTAGGAACATGAAAGGTTTTCACCAAAGTTGGTATCTTTACACATTCAGATCTTAGTGAAGGACCAGATACATCCATAACATTAGTATTCTGCCTAGATTTACAGAACGCTGCATTTTTCATCCTTGAGTTAGGCAAAATAGGAAGTTTTCCTTTTGGTGCTGATGGAGTCATCTGTATTGTACTGCCAAAACCCTCTGGTGACAGGACAGCAACAGAATTTGCAgaatttgtgggtttttcctTTGGTTCCTCAGATGTTATGAATGACTCCTCAGACGTTATGAATGACTCTCTTGTGGCTTCAGATGCTGTCTTCACAGAGTGTAGACTTAGTTTCATGGGATTAATTGTACTTGATGGCTTGGATAAGGAGTCTTCAACTATAGATGGTCCAGAAACACTAGCGTTAGTGATTTCAGTTTTGATCACTAAAGGAGATCCAGATCCCACacaattgcttttatttcctgatgTGGCAACAGTAATTTCAGCTGAATCACGGTCTGTCAGCATCACTTGCTCAGTTGAATCTGAACTAGTTTCAGGACAGTCTTCAGTTAAAGCAGTCATGGGGGAAGTCTGTGATGAGATCGATGCTTTGGTAGGAATCTTGTTATGTGCACCCAAACCAGAGATTTGTGCCGTTCTTTTGTCACTCAGCAATTTATTTCTTACAGATTGGTACCTAGGGATAGGCAGCTTTAGATTTTCAGAAGGGGACACGTTTGACTGTTGGACTTGCTGTGTTAGGGCAGGGGCAACATATGGCAAGGCCAACAGTGAAAAAGTCCCCTCATGACCAGTCACCTGCATGACAGCATAGTTTTGAGTTGGTACCACCAGCGGTTTAGAACCTGCAGCTGAAATCGGAATATTTGGCTCAGGCAAAGATGACTGAAGACAAGAAACCACTCCAGGTGTTAAAATTCTTGGTAACATTTTTGGAGCAATGGTCCTAAACtgacttttcttctgaaaagttCGTACTATATCCGATGGGGATTTGTGTTTAtctgtaataataatataataaagaTATAATAcatagtatttcttttttaaaaattaccatatcgaaaataaaactgcttacAAAGGATACTATTACACAcaatcttattaaaaatatttaggtaTTTAAATGACcactaaattaaatttataattGCAAAAGTTACAtggacaaaacaaaaatactcccTGAAGCAACGTGCTTGAATATAGATATGCAAAAAACCCCCGTCTTAATCTTAAATGGATGTTTAACTCTAGGTTTGAAATTACATGGCATTTCAGAACAAATACACTTATAAGCCTCTTCTGCCCTGGAAAAGCTGCATTAGCATGCTGGCAATATTCAGCTGGAAGAACTAACAGCAACAGGATTTAAACTCCATGATGTAGAACTTTTCTGAGCACCTGCTCTGATTATATCTCCCAACCACAGTCATGCTATCTTTTAGAGTTTCTGTAACATTTAGAATTTGTGGGTTTTATCAGATACAGACCAAAGCTTACTAGATcaagtctttaaaaaattactgcCATAAAACACGCAAATAATGTGTAATAAAATCAAAGAAGACTTGAGAGAAGATGTACTACTGTTAAATACCCAATCACACACATTGTTTATGTGCCTTTAATGCACAATAGAACTACTGTAGTAAgttatcaaaatgttttcttgaaaaatgcaatttatcAAGGTTATATCACAGTTCCTTCCTGTTTCTACCTGTGTTGGTAAACGTTGCAAACATTTTTAGTAAAGAGAATGTGAGGATAATTAAGTagaacaaataaaaggaaaaaggaaaaatgtgtaaGATATAATCTGCATTGAGCAGCAGAGATATATGCTGACCTTTCAGACACTCCATAAAAAAGCATTTGATATATAGCTAATTGTACTACTACGATTTCATCTAACAAACAGCCTCATTATCCACTCTCAAATTCAACTACTGATGCTTCCAGTTCTCAATAACTGGGATaggttttctgaagaaaaaaaaaaaatctccaacaTTCTCAGTCACCGAAAATTCAACTACAAAGATCCCAAGAAGAAAGGCAATTTGGGAAGGCAACAATGTAAGAAAAATTCATTTCGAGAGAGGAATCACATTTGAATAGAATATGTAAAAGCAAATGCTGGGACCTTGCAATATTGCAATAAGGTAATTCCATAGGGAAGTTTCCATTCCTTATCATTTTAAAGCCTTGTATTACAAATGTGTTTATACATGGTTATGGATTTAAAGAGGTAACTGTGAATTACTACCAACACTGGAAACTCTAGTAAGTTTATCTTAATCCTGGATATTCTTTTCAGACATTACAGTTTGCAACATGCACTGTAAGTTACAGACCTATCACGTTTCATGACCAGAACTCCAGGGCAGATATATGTGCATTCTCATGGTAAGCACATGTACAGTAAACCTACCGCCTTCAGGACATGCTAGATTCACTGAGCAATCACACATAAACTGTACAGTACATACACAGTAGGTGTGATGCTTCTCAAAACTCTTTGACCTACAGCAGGTTCATAGAGCAACTACGCAGGGCACAAAACTTTGATCCTTTTATTGCCATCTACAGCATCAAAGCCCAAGTCTACTATGCACCTTCTTGATGCCACAATGAAGTGAAACTCCTGGGCATCACCATAACTTTCTTTCTGCTCAATGTCTGTAGAGATGTACAGAATTTCTAGACAGTCTGTGTAGAGTGGACTGCTGTACATATGGAAATCCTGCCCAAAAACAGCGACCCCTATACACAGGGATAAGTCCAGGCCTACAAAGTTTGTGCAAcctggaaaaagcagaaacatggTAACTTCAAAATTCAGCCCTTTTTGTTCTCCAAAAGCAAGGAGCATGTACTATTTCTCACTAAGAACTTCAATTTTTGCCAATCTACAGACAGTAAATACACAGAAACCTTTACCTTTTCAACTGCTAAGATTTTtaataatactgagatttttgtttgtttgtttgtttcctgcaTGGTATCTTCTTGTTGCTGATTTTGAGGAAACACTTTTAAGAGATTCTGAGAAGtacaataaaataatgtaaaatattgtAATCATTAACCAAACTAGCCCTGAACTTCAATGCTATTTCCAGGTCAAATTGTACAGCTTAAATACAGTAGACGACAGAACaagtgtattttccttttaggGAACAGAGTCTGCTCTTGTTTACCAGATTGTGCTTGCCATATACTGACATTAAAGACTTTTTCAAAATCAGCAGTTATTCAGCTTGCCACAATATTCAACACAAAGCAGTTTCTATTCTCTCTTCACACTTGGCTTGCACCtctccctttttatttcaaaatctcATTCATTGATTTGTATAAACTTTTTAGGAAAGCCAGCCCTTCAGCAGACTGCTACCTGTGCTACTTTACACTCCAAGTTATAAGGCACACACTTTCCAACCAATGGCAGTGAATGATGTGGGTTCAGGAAAAGACAGAAGTTTTGCTGTGGACATGCCACCTCTACAGAAGTGCAAAAATGGCAGCCAAAGCACCACAAAAGAATCGTTAATTTGAGGttagaaggaaattatttgtaGAAATAGTGCATTACactagctttaaaaataagcatataCTTCTCAAATACATTGGCATGCCTACTGCAAATCTAGGCAGtaaaatcactttttatttaaataaagtctCTCTACATATTTCCTCATTGCAAGAAAGTGCCATTCTAGAAGCCAAGCCCTTCATGAATATCAGCCCCAAAATGCTCTTTGAAACAACATCCATTTAGATCAACATTCTTACGTAGTTAATACAATGCTAAGGATTGATAGAACTATTTGAGAAGGGATTTTTATACAAAGTCTTTTTCCAACTAGTGTAATTTTATCATAAATACGTCTTCCAGGCACCCCATGTTTGGTACCAGCCTTCagtccaactttttttttttttttttttttgctaagttTACATTATACAGTTTAGTGTAGAAATATTCATTGCAGTGCCTCTGGTAAGCACAGGATACTCAACTCCCTATTTTCCTCTCATGCAACACAGCTACAGTTAAGCAGCTTAGCCAGCATCTAAATATAGCAATGGGCTAGATGCAGACTGGCTGTCTGATGATCCTTCAGACTCAGTTAAGATTTTGCTTGTGGACTGGGAAAGCTAATTGGAAGAACTGGTGGAAGACTATTTTAGCGTCTTGGATCAGGAAAAAGCAACCAGTCAATTCACAGACCAGAGGTCCTACTGACCCCACCCAGAGCGTCCATGTATCATCAGTgaccaaaactattttttccatttatactTAGCAAAAGGTTTCAACAATGTCCTTTGCACACAGCGATCACTACAGTAATTCATGTATTTGCACCCTGACATTGAAGGACTTGAATATGCTCTGGCTGTCACTGTACCAGAAGGACACTTGGAAACTTAATACACATCTTTTGGGGACACTCCACTTCTATTCCACGCCATcttccaaattatttctgtctctgaTTCAAAAGGCCCATTTTGACTTGTCAGGTGTGACCTGAGGAAAAGCCTTCATTCCTATGCAAACCCATGAAGTCTTGCATCTAAGAAGGGGAATTATCAGTTAAGGGAGGTTCTGCAGTGG contains the following coding sequences:
- the ZNF438 gene encoding zinc finger protein 438 isoform X3 produces the protein MQNPLTFSADKHKSPSDIVRTFQKKSQFRTIAPKMLPRILTPGVVSCLQSSLPEPNIPISAAGSKPLVVPTQNYAVMQVTGHEGTFSLLALPYVAPALTQQVQQSNVSPSENLKLPIPRYQSVRNKLLSDKRTAQISGLGAHNKIPTKASISSQTSPMTALTEDCPETSSDSTEQVMLTDRDSAEITVATSGNKSNCVGSGSPLVIKTEITNASVSGPSIVEDSLSKPSSTINPMKLSLHSVKTASEATRESFITSEESFITSEEPKEKPTNSANSVAVLSPEGFGSTIQMTPSAPKGKLPILPNSRMKNAAFCKSRQNTNVMDVSGPSLRSECVKIPTLVKTFHVPTKASDKRLAVSFTQVPRQTIRENTFSPSSKVDVDSLKKLNGAASKRRGRKRRAPDDLLAFQPKRRKCIINKFREGRERAKADLQPPEDKKAEAEKKYRSIRPKPVVVVQAFAPLTSAAIVETPSPDHLDQDIFSNSSLPNKYLSYKHRDATSAKSSDLSRNACSAVPKPLYKCHVCNHVFQFKHHLQDHMNTHTNKRPYSCRICQKAYIHSGSLSTHMKLHHNEGKPKKIVCCEFCAKVFGHAKAYFGHLREVHRVVISTEPSTSEQQLQDALKKRDANIKEAEEATERGNKCNFEDLFHNPGEVKLQIRCGRCQFIAYSFGEMKFHLLCSHGEEIQGRVKEGVLQGNRGAKGERIKHATHIWKQRSERRRLAKCSAHEEEVYTFPKLKRQMYFHHQNNVDMLSKNELTQSGSGEAAKEMQNVGFGTPSEEIEMWSKAGYNCILCKQLFGRKEDLCNHWQSHHNCEDPSTLWTIFSLLSKQGIIELSNNGEY
- the ZNF438 gene encoding zinc finger protein 438 isoform X1 produces the protein MQNPLTFSAGGVFLHANPAEKHCVQQSMLGQQKQETCAGKTVSTDKHKSPSDIVRTFQKKSQFRTIAPKMLPRILTPGVVSCLQSSLPEPNIPISAAGSKPLVVPTQNYAVMQVTGHEGTFSLLALPYVAPALTQQVQQSNVSPSENLKLPIPRYQSVRNKLLSDKRTAQISGLGAHNKIPTKASISSQTSPMTALTEDCPETSSDSTEQVMLTDRDSAEITVATSGNKSNCVGSGSPLVIKTEITNASVSGPSIVEDSLSKPSSTINPMKLSLHSVKTASEATRESFITSEESFITSEEPKEKPTNSANSVAVLSPEGFGSTIQMTPSAPKGKLPILPNSRMKNAAFCKSRQNTNVMDVSGPSLRSECVKIPTLVKTFHVPTKASDKRLAVSFTQVPRQTIRENTFSPSSKVDVDSLKKLNGAASKRRGRKRRAPDDLLAFQPKRRKCIINKFREGRERAKADLQPPEDKKAEAEKKYRSIRPKPVVVVQAFAPLTSAAIVETPSPDHLDQDIFSNSSLPNKYLSYKHRDATSAKSSDLSRNACSAVPKPLYKCHVCNHVFQFKHHLQDHMNTHTNKRPYSCRICQKAYIHSGSLSTHMKLHHNEGKPKKIVCCEFCAKVFGHAKAYFGHLREVHRVVISTEPSTSEQQLQDALKKRDANIKEAEEATERGNKCNFEDLFHNPGEVKLQIRCGRCQFIAYSFGEMKFHLLCSHGEEIQGRVKEGVLQGNRGAKGERIKHATHIWKQRSERRRLAKCSAHEEEVYTFPKLKRQMYFHHQNNVDMLSKNELTQSGSGEAAKEMQNVGFGTPSEEIEMWSKAGYNCILCKQLFGRKEDLCNHWQSHHNCEDPSTLWTIFSLLSKQGIIELSNNGEY
- the ZNF438 gene encoding zinc finger protein 438 isoform X2; this translates as MQNPLTFSAGGVFLHANPAEKHCVQQSMLGQQKQETCAGKTVSTDKHKSPSDIVRTFQKKSQFRTIAPKMLPRILTPGVVSCLQSSLPEPNIPISAAGSKPLVVPTQNYAVMQVTGHEGTFSLLALPYVAPALTQQVQQSNVSPSENLKLPIPRYQSVRNKLLSDKRTAQISGLGAHNKIPTKASISSQTSPMTALTEDCPETSSDSTEQVMLTDRDSAEITVATSGNKSNCVGSGSPLVIKTEITNASVSGPSIVEDSLSKPSSTINPMKLSLHSVKTASEATRESFITSEESFITSEEPKEKPTNSANSVAVLSPEGFGSTIQMTPSAPKGKLPILPNSRMKNAAFCKSRQNTNVMDVSGPSLRSECVKIPTLVKTFHVPTKASDKRLAVSFTQVPRQTIRENTFSPSSKVDVDSLKKLNGAASKRRGRKRRAPDDLLAFQPKRRKCIINKFREGRERAKADLQPPEDKKAEAEKKYRSIRPKPVVVVQAFAPLTSAAIVETPSPDHLDQDIFSNSSLPNKYLSYKHRDATSAKSSDLSRNACSAVPKPLYKCHVCNHVFQFKHHLQDHMNTHTNKRPYSCRICQKAYIHSGSLSTHMKLHHNEGKPKKIVCCEFCAKVFGHAKAYFGHLREVHRVVISTEPSTSEQQLQDALKKRDANIKEAEEATERGNKCNFEDLFHNPGEVKLQIRCGRCQFIAYSFGEMKFHLLCSHGEEIQGRVKEGVLQGNRGAKGERIKHATHIWKQRSERRRLAKCSAHEEEVYTFPKLKRQMYFHHQNNVDMLSKNELTQSGSGEAAKEMQNVGFGTPSEEIEMWSKAGYNCILCKQLFGRKEDLCNHWQSHHNCEDPSTLWTIFSLLSKQGIIELSNNV